In Xanthomonas sp. SI, the following are encoded in one genomic region:
- a CDS encoding class III poly(R)-hydroxyalkanoic acid synthase subunit PhaC codes for MKGPLSFSSDDLLQETLELQRKLMEGLRVLPGLDEVQYGVTERQEVWRDGKVVLYRFVGERPPTAKVPLLIVYALVNRPYMVDLQADRSLVKGLLALGEDVYVLDWGYPDRSERYLTLEDYLLRYIDGAVDHLRDAAGGAPINVLGICQGGTFSLCYAALQPHKVRNLVTMVTPVDFHTPDNMLSSWARQVDVDLFVDTLGNVPADLMNASYLMLKPFRLNLQKYVGLLDILDDPRALEDFLRMEKWIFDSPDLAGETFREFVKQFYQDNALMHGRARIGEHAVDLAKVAMPVLNIYAEQDHLVPPDASRALRGLVGSDDYAELSFRGGHIGIYVSGRAQREVPAALHRWLAERDGGE; via the coding sequence ATGAAAGGGCCGTTGAGCTTCAGCAGCGACGACCTGCTGCAGGAAACCCTGGAGCTGCAGCGCAAGCTCATGGAAGGGCTGCGCGTGCTGCCGGGACTGGACGAAGTGCAGTACGGCGTCACCGAGCGGCAGGAAGTGTGGCGCGACGGCAAGGTGGTGCTGTACCGCTTCGTCGGCGAGCGGCCGCCCACCGCGAAGGTGCCGCTGCTGATCGTGTATGCGCTGGTCAACCGCCCGTACATGGTCGACCTGCAGGCCGACCGCTCGCTGGTCAAGGGCCTGCTGGCGCTGGGCGAGGACGTGTACGTGCTGGACTGGGGCTATCCCGACCGTTCCGAGCGCTACCTGACCCTGGAAGACTATCTGCTGCGCTACATCGACGGCGCGGTCGATCACCTGCGCGACGCGGCTGGCGGTGCACCGATCAACGTGCTCGGCATCTGCCAGGGCGGCACCTTCTCGCTGTGCTATGCGGCGCTGCAGCCGCACAAAGTCCGCAACCTGGTGACGATGGTGACGCCGGTGGATTTCCATACCCCGGACAACATGCTGTCCAGCTGGGCGCGGCAGGTGGACGTGGATCTGTTCGTGGACACGCTGGGCAATGTGCCGGCGGACCTGATGAACGCCAGTTACCTGATGCTCAAACCATTCCGGCTGAACCTGCAGAAGTACGTCGGGCTGCTGGACATCCTCGACGATCCGCGCGCCCTGGAAGATTTCCTGCGCATGGAAAAGTGGATCTTCGATTCGCCCGACCTAGCCGGCGAGACCTTCCGCGAGTTCGTCAAGCAGTTCTACCAGGACAACGCGCTGATGCATGGCCGCGCGCGCATCGGCGAGCACGCGGTGGACCTGGCCAAGGTCGCCATGCCGGTGCTCAACATCTACGCCGAACAGGACCACCTGGTGCCACCGGACGCGTCGCGCGCGCTGCGCGGCCTGGTCGGCAGCGACGACTATGCCGAGCTGAGTTTCCGCGGCGGCCACATCGGCATCTACGTGTCCGGCCGCGCGCAGCGCGAAGTGCCGGCGGCGCTGCACCGCTGGCTGGCCGAGCGCGATGGCGGCGAGTGA